CGCCCTTGAGCCCCGACGTCATCCCACCCGAGGCGCTCTTTCGCCTGCTGGGCGAGGAGGGACTCAGCCCGCCGCGTATCCTCACCCTGGCCATCACCGGCGTCTGCAATCTGCACTGCCGGCACTGCTGGGTCGAGGGCGGGGCCGAGGCTTCCGCCGCCCATGTCGCCACGGCAAACCTGCGCCGCCTGCTGCGCGAATTTGCCGAACTGGGCGGCGCGGGGGTGCGGTTGACCGGCGGCGAGCCCCTTTGCCACCCCGACTGGTTCAGCCTGCTGCGATGCGCGCGCGACCTCGACTTTCCCCAACTCGCCCTGCAAACCAACGCCGAGTTGCTTCGGAATGACACCGCCGAGGCTTTGGCGTCGCTGGATTTTCCAGGGTTGAGCATCCAGGTCAGCCTCGATGGCGCCACCGCCGCAAGCCATGACCTGGTGCGCGGCACGGGCGCCTTCGCCGGAGCCCTGGCCGGTCTGAAGCGCTTGGTGGCCGTGGGGCTCGCCCCGCGCCTGAGCCTGTTTCTCACGGAGATGCGGCACAATTTCGACGAAATTCCCGCACTGCTGGAGCTGGCGGAAGAACTCGGCATTCCGGAGCTGACAAGCGGGGCCCTGGTGCGCTGCGGCAGGGCGGCGCGGGATGAACGGATCGCGCCACCCACCGCCACCCAGTATCTGGGCCTTCTTG
This genomic interval from Geoalkalibacter sp. contains the following:
- a CDS encoding radical SAM protein translates to MSPDVIPPEALFRLLGEEGLSPPRILTLAITGVCNLHCRHCWVEGGAEASAAHVATANLRRLLREFAELGGAGVRLTGGEPLCHPDWFSLLRCARDLDFPQLALQTNAELLRNDTAEALASLDFPGLSIQVSLDGATAASHDLVRGTGAFAGALAGLKRLVAVGLAPRLSLFLTEMRHNFDEIPALLELAEELGIPELTSGALVRCGRAARDERIAPPTATQYLGLLDRYDTDEAFRNRYRARGKIAALEWRGESRARTQDCSFVENPYLSAAGTLYPCLLCHADSHAATEVFAKPLAAAFAEGARPWSALRQLSRERAASIPECRACAHRASCGAGCMGRAWGGCGDFFVPEDRCALRRAVYARKKTNADPG